A section of the Oncorhynchus gorbuscha isolate QuinsamMale2020 ecotype Even-year linkage group LG04, OgorEven_v1.0, whole genome shotgun sequence genome encodes:
- the LOC124033011 gene encoding uncharacterized protein LOC124033011, producing MQGANKVTIWVITGLMAVLTMFFNLFIFLMSLKSYKQNKHWTPCETIITALSLANGAHQLLCYLWMTMTEIDKDCRLEELFYSLMLLTVFSLKFTIMWTTSFLTFYYSTKLVIEPIHCYTKIQEAILKHVTTVVLVIPMCGLGTCLPMLTVLVPENNTSENKDCGSIMPNGTPGMIYNTVYLVLSNILPGVLMVKCCISISVHLGIHLQHMKASTNGSHAPKLGSEMRVIRMTLALVVVFLCFMVVDLYAYYQVTVKKENAILLSFLFTSIYTTFSALVLIYGKKTFWKVLLHSYNVGLDEFPCLSCLKVPETKCKPSSAHTVKH from the coding sequence ATGCAAGGAGCTAATAAGGTGACTATCTGGGTCATAACTGGCCTGATGGCCGTCCTCACCATGTTCTTCAACCTGTTCATCTTCCTGATGAGCCTGAAGAGCTATAAGCAGAACAAACACTGGACCCCCTGTGAGACCATCATCACAGCCCTGTCCTTGGCCAATGGAGCTCACCAGCTGCTCTGCTATCTCTGGATGACCATGACCGAAATAGACAAAGACTGCCGACTGGAAGAGCTGTTCTACTCCTTAATGTTATTGACAGTGTTCAGCCTCAAGTTCACTATCATGTGGACCACCTCCTTCCTGACTTTCTACTACAGCACCAAGCTAGTGATCGAGCCCATCCACTGCTACACCAAGATCCAGGAGGCCATCCTGAAGCACGTCACCACTGTGGTCCTGGTCATCCCTATGTGTGGTCTCGGCACGTGTCTGCCCATGCTGACTGTCCTCGTCCCTGAGAACAATACATCGGAAAACAAGGACTGCGGTTCCATCATGCCTAATGGCACCCCTGGCATGATCTATAACACTGTTTATCTAGTCCTCTCCAATATCCTACCGGGAGTTCTGATGGTAAAGTGTTGCATATCCATCTCTGTTCACCTGGGCATCCATCTCCAGCACATGAAGGCCAGTACTAATGGTTCCCACGCACCCAAGCTGGGCTCTGAGATGCGGGTGATACGCATGACCCTCGCCCTGGTGGTTGTTTTCCTCTGTTTCATGGTGGTTGATCTATATGCGTACTATCAGGTGACGGTGAAGAAAGAGAATGCTATTCTGCTCTCTTTTCTCTTCACCTCCATCTATACCACTTTCAGTGCCTTGGTTCTTATCTACGGTAAGAAgacattctggaaggttctcctccACTCTTACAATGTCGGCCTGGATGAGTTTCCCTGTCTGTCCTGCCTAAAGGTGCCAGAGACCAAATGCAAACCCAGCTCTGCTCACACAGTCAAACACTGA